The genomic segment TTAGGCTGTGAAACCGCAACGATAATTTTGTAAATCGTGATTCCTCCGGTCCAAATTAAAAGCTGTCAAGGTTTACTTTATAacgaataaaatatttaatggatATTTGATATTTCTGTTCAATTTATTTGTGCACAACCAATCAATTGTCTCacctttcaaagaaaaaaaaatcctaattgTCTAACCATGCAGAGGATTCCATTTTCACGTTTTCAATTGAACCTAGAAAAAGtgtttcaataaaatatttcaattttaaatttaagagatggacaatttttaaaaatttataaattcgAATGTTAAAGTGATATTGTCACATTAAATATCtcagaaaaaaataatttattctcATGACAAGAGAATTtggaaaaatttataaatttgaattttatatatcctatcaaatttattttttagaaagactttttttaaaaaaaaagggtaaaaaatcccataaaaaaaaagagaaggaagatttttttttgaagattatCGTTAAGATTCATTGGGGTTGACCATGATTGACCAGAAAAGATGGACTATTATGAGTTCAGAGTTCACGTCCACTATTTGCCTATCACTCGTCATTTCTCAGACAAATAGGAATAAGGATAACGTAACAGTTGATGCTCCATAACTCTTATTACATTATAATGCTGCATTCAAAGCACTTTTATTATCCTTCCACCTTTCTTGAATGGCTTCTTTGCCTTCTTTTGCCGGCAGTGGCAGTCTCAAGCTCGAACCAGACTCCAGAAAGCACTCCCCGGCTTCTCTTTCCACGGATAAGGTATTCTTCAATGTCTTTCCTCAACTATTCTATTTGCTCTATGCAGTACCATGTAACTGAATTAACGAATTCCATGTCTTTCTTAGCTGCTGATAATGGGTTCTTCCTAATTTTGTAAGATATGGGATTTCCTTTTACTTACAACTGATGCAAGAGGGTTTGTCCATGCAGAATATCTGATTCCTTGACTACTTATCACTCttcatcatgccaaaatttggctttttaattgatttttccattttcagaGTAATTTAGCAAGAATTGTGTTGTGCTCTATTACATTTGTTGATGCTAAGCTGCATATTGATTCTCAGAGTCCAAGCATTTCTTATCCAAGAACTCACAAGTTCACCCAATTAGATGGCAAGTCAGAATCAGTTAGGTCTATGGACTTCCAAGAAGCACTCTCCAGGATAAAAGATGGTTCAAGGATTGAAACATCTTATTATGTCCCCCTCTTGCAAGAATGCATTGACAGGAATTCACTTGCGGGAGCACAAAATTTACATTCTCATATCATAAAGACCGGAACTCATGAAGATTTGTTTGTCCTGACATTCCTTGTTAATGTTTATGCCAAATGTGGAGCCATGGAAAATGCTCGAAAAGTCTTTACCAGTTTACCTAGAAAAAATGTTGTTGCCTGGACGACCTTGATGACGGGCTATGTTCATAATGATCAACCAGATGCTGCCATCTATGTTTTCCAACAGATGCTGGAATTCGGCTCTTATCCGACAAATTATACTTTAGGAAGTGCTTTGACTGCATGTTCTGCACTGAATTTTCTTGACTTGGGGAAGCAAATCCATGCCTACAGTATTAAATACCAGATTGACCATGATACAAGCGTTGGGAACTCCCTTTGTTGCTTATACTCGAAATGTGCCAGCTTGAATTCTGCTATTAAAGCCTTTCAAAAGATTGGGAGAAGGAATGTAATTTCATGGACTATTATTGTTTCTGCTTGTGGAGATAATGCTAGAGCTGCAAAGGGACTGAGATTCTTCACTGAGATGCTTGCTGAAAATGTTGAGCCTAATGAGTTCACTTTGACCAGCGCCCTGAGCATGTGCTGTACAATGCAATCTTTGAGAGTAGGGGCACAAGTTCATTGTTTAAGCATTAAGCTTGGCTATGGATCAAACCTCCGCATAAAGAATTCTATCATGTATTTGTATCTCAAATGTGGGTGGTTTAGAGAAGCACAGCAATTGTTCAATGGCATGGAAGACATGAGCTTGGTTACAATGAATTCAATGATTGCAGGCTACGGTGAAATGATGGATCTTGCAAAGGATGATCTATCAGCCTACCATAATGGAACCGAGGCTCTCaacattttctcaaaattgaaTAACTCCGGCTTCAAACCTGATCTATTTACCTTCTCAAGTGTTTTAACTATATGTAGTAAGATGGTGGCCTTAGAACAAGGGGAACAAATCCATGCTCAGACCCTTAAAACTGGGTATTTGTCAGATGTGATTGTGGGAACGGCACTAGTTAATATGTACAATAAATGTGGAAGCATTGAAAGAGCAAGCAGAGCTTTTCTGGAGATGTCTGCCAGAACATTGATATCATGGACTTCTATGATTAATGCTTTTACACAGAATGGACAGACTCAGCAAGCACTGCAGCTCTTTGAGGATATGAGACTGGTAGGAGTCAGACCAAATCAGGTaacttttgtaggtgttttaTCGGCTTGTGGCCATGCTGGAATGGTAGATGAAGCATTCGGATATCTTGAGATGATGCAGAAAGACTATAAAATCAGACCTGTTATGGACCATTACGCATGCCTAATTGACATGTTTGTGAGGTTGGGAAGGTTAGCTGAAGCTTTTGATTTAATCAGGAAGATGGATTTTCAGccaaatgagtttatatgGTCACTCTTGCTTGCAGGATGCAAAAGACATGGCAAAACTGAATTGGGATTCTATGCTGCTGAAAAGTTACTTGAGCTCAAGCCAAAAGATGCTGAGACTTACCTCTTGCTGTTGAATATGTACAAGTCTGCAGAGAGATGGGAGGATGTTTCCAAAGTAAGAGCATTGATGGAGGAGAAGAGACTTGAAAAGTTAATGGATTGGAGCTGGATCAGCACTAAGGACAAGGTTTATGCATTCAAATCCGATGAGAGGCAAACTTATGGGACTGAGATGCATGAATTGTTGGATGAACTGCTTGATAAAGCAAAAAGTCTTCTTGGATATGAATCACTTGAAAGTATTGACTTAGTTGATGAAGAGGATGAGGAAAAAACATTCTCTTCCACTGTTCAACATAGTGAAAAGCTGGCTGCTGCATTTGGCCTGTTGAATATAGCAGATGCTGCGCCTATACGAATTATCAAGAACATTAG from the Theobroma cacao cultivar B97-61/B2 chromosome 8, Criollo_cocoa_genome_V2, whole genome shotgun sequence genome contains:
- the LOC18591853 gene encoding pentatricopeptide repeat-containing protein At5g04780, coding for MASLPSFAGSGSLKLEPDSRKHSPASLSTDKSPSISYPRTHKFTQLDGKSESVRSMDFQEALSRIKDGSRIETSYYVPLLQECIDRNSLAGAQNLHSHIIKTGTHEDLFVLTFLVNVYAKCGAMENARKVFTSLPRKNVVAWTTLMTGYVHNDQPDAAIYVFQQMLEFGSYPTNYTLGSALTACSALNFLDLGKQIHAYSIKYQIDHDTSVGNSLCCLYSKCASLNSAIKAFQKIGRRNVISWTIIVSACGDNARAAKGLRFFTEMLAENVEPNEFTLTSALSMCCTMQSLRVGAQVHCLSIKLGYGSNLRIKNSIMYLYLKCGWFREAQQLFNGMEDMSLVTMNSMIAGYGEMMDLAKDDLSAYHNGTEALNIFSKLNNSGFKPDLFTFSSVLTICSKMVALEQGEQIHAQTLKTGYLSDVIVGTALVNMYNKCGSIERASRAFLEMSARTLISWTSMINAFTQNGQTQQALQLFEDMRLVGVRPNQVTFVGVLSACGHAGMVDEAFGYLEMMQKDYKIRPVMDHYACLIDMFVRLGRLAEAFDLIRKMDFQPNEFIWSLLLAGCKRHGKTELGFYAAEKLLELKPKDAETYLLLLNMYKSAERWEDVSKVRALMEEKRLEKLMDWSWISTKDKVYAFKSDERQTYGTEMHELLDELLDKAKSLLGYESLESIDLVDEEDEEKTFSSTVQHSEKLAAAFGLLNIADAAPIRIIKNISMCRGCHNFMKAISSLNARKIIVRDRKRLHKFVNGQCSCGDNGSLL